From a single Candidatus Aegiribacteria sp. genomic region:
- a CDS encoding HAMP domain-containing histidine kinase, translating to MRKLFWKVYLPLAICVIMTLFLSVFALTKIIPAQLNSYRNSVEEFRNFVVSSQYHDREDIILMAESLDLEIRVVANAGHLQRINPPDGFMPLPGLPQNYPWRIDLSVSQRGGVFGFLRQGFWLFLLLLLLMEGLVLYFALWPVRKRLGRLRWAASEFGSGNLGVRLHVKEKGDLIDDVGETFNSMAGQIKILLESHQELLGIVAHELRTPMARMRLALELIREDSNDGSLSMIDRMDKDLIALDMLVTELLAFNKLKRKVEILKEEVDLEEICSELIQAESWARDEIEIQLKGSGNCIGDRSLLARTLGNLIRNAVKYAVSKVIVSISIDDNGHSARVSVADDGPGYSPEILDRLGEPFVKDHASSGTGLGLAIAKRITDLHGGTLSFGSSRILGGAEASIRIRRE from the coding sequence ATGAGAAAGCTATTCTGGAAAGTCTACCTCCCTCTTGCCATCTGTGTTATCATGACTCTATTTCTCTCTGTTTTCGCTTTGACGAAAATCATTCCTGCTCAGCTCAATTCCTACAGGAACAGTGTTGAGGAGTTCAGGAATTTTGTTGTTTCTTCACAGTATCATGACCGTGAAGATATAATATTGATGGCTGAATCTCTCGATCTCGAAATAAGAGTAGTGGCTAATGCGGGACACCTTCAGCGGATTAATCCTCCAGATGGTTTTATGCCTTTACCCGGTCTCCCTCAGAACTATCCCTGGAGAATTGATCTCTCCGTTTCTCAGCGCGGTGGAGTATTTGGTTTCCTCCGTCAGGGTTTCTGGCTTTTTCTTCTGTTGCTGCTTCTTATGGAAGGTCTTGTTCTCTACTTTGCCCTCTGGCCTGTTAGAAAGCGTCTGGGCAGGCTCAGGTGGGCCGCTTCTGAATTCGGGTCAGGTAACCTCGGAGTAAGACTTCATGTAAAAGAAAAAGGAGATCTGATAGATGATGTTGGAGAAACTTTCAACAGTATGGCCGGTCAGATAAAAATTCTCCTTGAATCCCATCAGGAACTGCTTGGAATTGTGGCTCATGAGCTGCGCACTCCCATGGCCCGGATGCGGCTTGCTCTTGAACTGATCAGAGAAGATTCAAATGACGGCTCTCTTTCAATGATCGACAGGATGGATAAGGATCTAATCGCTCTTGATATGCTTGTCACTGAACTTCTTGCTTTTAACAAGCTGAAGAGGAAAGTTGAAATTCTGAAGGAAGAAGTTGATCTTGAGGAGATATGCAGCGAGCTTATTCAGGCTGAATCCTGGGCACGGGATGAAATAGAAATTCAGTTGAAAGGGAGTGGAAACTGCATCGGTGACCGATCACTGCTTGCACGAACACTTGGTAACCTGATCCGGAATGCCGTTAAGTACGCCGTCTCAAAAGTGATTGTCTCTATTTCTATCGACGATAATGGGCACTCAGCCCGCGTCTCTGTTGCGGATGACGGTCCGGGCTACAGTCCTGAAATCCTTGATCGGCTGGGAGAACCTTTTGTTAAAGATCATGCCAGCAGTGGAACCGGTCTTGGGCTCGCAATTGCAAAGAGGATTACTGATCTGCACGGCGGGACACTGTCGTTTGGCTCCAGTAGAATTCTTGGCGGAGCCGAAGCTTCCATAAGGATAAGGCGGGAATAA
- a CDS encoding response regulator transcription factor has protein sequence MTAIYKLLIIEDDESLASLLKEYLERHGFIVNILHQGSNAVESVLENKPDLVVLDLMLPDASGLDICRDLRASWRGPVLMLTAMKDDTDVVVGLEMGADDYVGKPVTPRVLLARIRALLRRGSADEKAEIIRKGNLHIDVPSRKVVFENRNIDLTTTEFDLLVLLATRAGRVQERSMLVEELRGIDFHSFDRSVDVIISRLRKKLKSSFEEDDLIKTVRGVGYVLAVPDESL, from the coding sequence TTGACTGCTATTTATAAACTTCTCATTATCGAAGACGACGAATCTCTTGCTTCTCTTCTCAAAGAATACCTTGAGAGGCATGGTTTCATAGTCAACATCCTGCACCAGGGTTCCAACGCGGTAGAATCCGTTCTTGAAAACAAACCTGATCTTGTTGTTCTTGATCTTATGCTCCCCGACGCCAGTGGTCTCGATATATGCAGGGATTTAAGAGCCTCCTGGAGAGGCCCTGTTCTCATGCTGACAGCGATGAAGGATGACACTGATGTCGTAGTCGGTCTTGAAATGGGAGCCGATGACTACGTAGGAAAACCCGTAACACCGAGGGTGCTTCTTGCAAGGATCAGAGCTCTGCTCAGAAGGGGTTCCGCTGACGAGAAAGCGGAAATCATTCGAAAAGGGAATCTTCACATAGATGTTCCATCAAGGAAAGTTGTCTTCGAGAACAGGAATATCGATCTGACCACAACCGAATTCGACCTGCTTGTTCTTCTTGCGACCAGAGCTGGCAGAGTTCAGGAGAGGAGCATGCTTGTAGAAGAATTGAGGGGCATCGATTTTCACTCTTTCGACAGATCAGTTGATGTAATCATTTCCCGGCTCAGGAAGAAGCTTAAAAGCTCCTTCGAAGAAGACGATCTGATAAAGACAGTCCGCGGAGTTGGTTATGTCCTGGCTGTGCCGGATGAATCATTATGA
- a CDS encoding ATP-binding cassette domain-containing protein has protein sequence MAPYISIGGYSDPPRIPHLSLEVNHSELVALIGGPGSGKSDLMKCLAGIRKPVRDSIRIMGAKPGTMRSRDRSVFVFQNFNYAPDIFILTQLQQRISLIRGVPSRDVKDDVRDWCERMELQDVCLKYPDKLNLSQLQLFSLAPVSLTSPSVVILDEPLRNVSASSVDSALALILPALENAAVLALVQKMSPLLEKADRIETLR, from the coding sequence ATGGCTCCATACATCTCTATTGGTGGTTACTCAGACCCACCGCGAATACCACATCTTTCTCTGGAAGTCAACCACAGTGAACTGGTAGCGCTCATCGGGGGGCCCGGCAGCGGTAAGAGCGATCTGATGAAGTGCCTTGCGGGTATCAGAAAACCAGTAAGAGATTCAATAAGAATCATGGGAGCAAAGCCTGGTACGATGAGATCGCGAGATAGATCAGTTTTTGTTTTTCAGAACTTCAATTACGCTCCGGATATCTTCATCCTCACACAACTGCAACAGAGGATTTCTCTCATTCGAGGAGTTCCCTCAAGAGATGTTAAGGATGATGTTCGTGACTGGTGCGAAAGAATGGAGCTTCAGGATGTCTGTTTAAAGTATCCGGACAAGCTGAATCTTTCACAGCTCCAGCTGTTCTCGCTTGCTCCTGTTTCTCTCACATCTCCATCGGTTGTAATACTCGATGAGCCTTTGAGGAATGTCTCCGCTTCGAGTGTCGATTCCGCGTTAGCATTGATATTGCCCGCTCTTGAGAACGCGGCTGTTCTGGCCCTTGTGCAGAAAATGTCTCCTCTTCTTGAAAAAGCGGATAGAATTGAGACTCTCCGATGA